One segment of Luteitalea sp. DNA contains the following:
- the pspB gene encoding envelope stress response membrane protein PspB has product MHDVFIVAIVGIVFLAFPAIVLKYVIEWRKTRSFSADDERLVDDLWKTAQRLERRVDALEKILDKEAPTWREDYKEQSHA; this is encoded by the coding sequence ATGCACGACGTCTTTATCGTTGCGATCGTCGGGATAGTGTTTCTCGCGTTTCCGGCGATTGTGCTGAAGTACGTGATTGAGTGGCGGAAGACCAGGTCGTTTTCGGCCGACGATGAGCGTCTCGTCGACGATCTGTGGAAAACGGCGCAGCGGCTCGAGCGGCGGGTCGACGCCCTCGAGAAGATTCTGGACAAGGAAGCTCCGACCTGGCGTGAGGACTACAAGGAGCAGTCGCATGCCTGA
- a CDS encoding PH domain-containing protein, whose protein sequence is MTDPTTRSAVPDERPVETPAVETPAAHPVAAPVPQQASTEPAPHADAARSLGFPEGEPQKLDARVIQVDHIANWITTGVLALGGTITAAFATPRGWRLIAIAGTLAIVGALWWWGRRWAYLAYAHTSYTVTPGGCEIRRGVVWRQVINVPRSRIQHTDVTQGPLQRVFELATLVLYTAGTTHAQIGLSGVAFRPAMAIRQYLLQRVDDVVPRPGDPGGAER, encoded by the coding sequence GTGACCGATCCAACTACGAGATCTGCCGTACCGGACGAGCGTCCAGTCGAGACTCCAGCAGTCGAGACTCCAGCGGCGCATCCTGTTGCGGCGCCTGTCCCGCAGCAGGCCAGCACGGAGCCGGCGCCGCATGCGGATGCCGCCCGCAGCCTGGGCTTTCCTGAAGGCGAGCCGCAGAAGCTCGACGCACGCGTCATCCAGGTTGACCACATCGCGAACTGGATCACGACCGGCGTGCTAGCCCTGGGGGGCACCATCACCGCGGCATTCGCCACGCCGCGCGGCTGGCGGCTCATCGCAATCGCCGGCACGCTCGCCATCGTCGGCGCGCTCTGGTGGTGGGGCCGGCGGTGGGCCTACCTCGCGTACGCGCACACGTCCTACACCGTGACGCCGGGCGGGTGCGAGATCCGGCGCGGCGTGGTGTGGCGGCAAGTCATCAACGTGCCGCGGTCACGCATCCAGCACACCGATGTGACGCAAGGTCCGTTGCAGCGCGTATTCGAGCTCGCCACGTTGGTCCTCTACACGGCGGGCACCACGCACGCCCAGATCGGGCTGAGCGGTGTGGCGTTCCGGCCAGCGATGGCGATCCGCCAGTACCTGCTCCAGCGCGTAGACGACGTCGTCCCGCGACCGGGTGACCCGGGCGGCGCTGAACGATGA
- a CDS encoding PspC domain-containing protein, protein MSVSSTICGKRRSGSSGGSTPSRRFWTRKLRPGVRTTRSSRMPDRHHHHHHHHYHRGREGYAYHAGEPGPGPNRHRLRRDTQRGKIAGVSAGLADYFDWNVNILRCAWILATIFFFPFPLIAYGVLAIVMKPARADDPVYESTEDERFWRTFSARPTATVSAMKHRFRALDARIADMEQAVTSSEYDLRRQFRDLERRA, encoded by the coding sequence ATGAGCGTCTCGTCGACGATCTGTGGAAAACGGCGCAGCGGCTCGAGCGGCGGGTCGACGCCCTCGAGAAGATTCTGGACAAGGAAGCTCCGACCTGGCGTGAGGACTACAAGGAGCAGTCGCATGCCTGATCGCCACCATCACCATCATCATCACCACTATCATCGCGGCCGCGAGGGCTACGCCTATCACGCGGGCGAGCCGGGACCGGGTCCGAACCGTCACCGGCTTCGCCGCGACACGCAGCGTGGGAAGATCGCCGGGGTCTCGGCCGGGCTTGCCGATTACTTCGACTGGAACGTCAACATCCTCCGCTGCGCCTGGATTCTGGCGACGATCTTCTTCTTTCCGTTTCCACTCATCGCGTACGGCGTCCTGGCGATTGTGATGAAGCCGGCGCGCGCCGACGATCCGGTGTATGAGTCAACGGAGGACGAACGCTTCTGGCGAACGTTTTCGGCGCGCCCGACCGCAACGGTCTCCGCCATGAAGCACCGCTTTCGTGCGCTCGACGCGCGGATCGCGGACATGGAGCAGGCCGTGACGTCGAGCGAGTACGACTTGCGGCGACAGTTCCGCGATCTCGAACGCAGGGCGTGA